Genomic DNA from Equus caballus isolate H_3958 breed thoroughbred chromosome 10, TB-T2T, whole genome shotgun sequence:
ggggaaaagggaATAACTGCGAATAGCTTGCTAACAGCTCGCTCTCTTCTGTTTTAGGCTTGTACGACAAACCCTTCCTCTCTACTGACCAGGACTCTAAAGTGATTCCAGGAGAGAATATTTCCCTCCAGTGTGGTTCACCACACACCCCATTTGATAGATTTTCACTGACCACGGAGGGAGGAGCCACCTTGCCACAACACCAAGATGAGGGACACCAAGGAAACTTCACTCTGGGTCCTGTGACCCCTGGCTTCTCAGGGAACTACAGGTGCTATGGTTGGTATAGTGACAACCCTTACGTGTGGTCAGCCCCCAGTGACACCCTGAAGCTTGTGGTCAAAGGTATGTGTATCTCAACCCAGCCAATGACCTTCTCTTTGGGGCTCCAGTTGGCTGTCCAAGGCCTGGGCATCAGGCAGGAGTCTGAAGAGGTGTTCTAAGAAAGAACGATGGGGCAGTAGAGAGTCGCTACTCAGAGGACTGTGAAGAGAGAAGCACTTCTCAATCACACCACATTCGACTTTAACATCCTCTCCTAGAGTTCTCTAGACAGGACCCTTTGAAAACACGTGGTcttttgagaaaggaaaaataagtgcTCAGAATCATGTTAAGGGGCATTGTTGAGACAATAGGTATCTGATACATCCTTAGACTGACTCACTTCTCTTTTTCACATGCTTACTTGCAGCTGGGCATCCTTACACTAACCTGCAATACTGGGATCCACTCTGAGTGACTGGCTAGGAACTTATGGTTCATGGGAGAACTCTTAAAAACTCTATCATAAGCCCCATTTTTATGTTGTTTGCTTACATCACTCTGCTCAGAGGTAGAAGAGTTATAGACAagaaaagcagtggtgaggaaCTGTGATACCCAGCAACCCTGCCGATGGCTAAGCAGGGTGACCACATTCATCTCTCAGATCCGCCTTGTCTAGTCATTCTACAAGCTAAGCAAATATGACAGTCACAGCTAGAATGGTCTTTTCAAATAATGGTGCATGGACAATCGGGCATCTATGGAGGAGGAGTGAACTTATCAGTCGTTTCCTTTAGAGTAGATAGTCACTGTGTCTTGTTTTAGAAACCGTCTGCTCTTCCAGTGCCAAGACGATTATCTCTTGTGTTATCTTCagaaactcaaaatattttgcattttgcaATTAGGAATTGCAAGCTCATTTGGAGTTGATTTCCGTATTTTAACAGGAAAGAGTTACTAGGAATTCTAAACATTGTAATTTCACAGTACTTTATTACACCTTGAGAGGAACATAGGCCCATGCAGtccacacaaaaaattaagaaatcaagaaattttttaaagtttcagacAACAGCAACATAGAGTGAAGAGTCACACAATAATGGAGATAATTTTTACCTAAGTTTATCTGAAAATTTCCTCCCACCTACTTCCCAGATACCAACAGTGCTGTACCCTTTGTCATGTATGAGAGAGGAACACAAATTGTTACATGGAGTGAAGAAGGTGTAGAGGAGAGAATTTAGAGTTCTGGATATGTGGGGGGTTTGCTGGTATATGTTTAGACATTCAGTAAGAACGCCGTGTGAGGaggaaattaaaagcaaacagaACATCCATACAACCACCTCCTTCCCCATTTATAAGGCCTTCTGGGAACCACAGTTCCTCACCATTAGACCTAGGCTTGCAGGCTAAGTGTGGCACTCACAAATGCATGAGCTCATCAAGGAGGGGGTCCAAGTGGGACCACAACTAGAGAAATGAGATCCCTTTTCAGGCCTCTGGGGTTGAAGTTTGAATAGAACATGACCAATGGTTGTTCATCTCCTTTGAATTATGTCTCTAGATACCATGAACCAAGACTACAAGTTGGAGAATTTGATCCGAGTGGGTGTGGCAGGGCTGGTCCTTGTGGCTCTCTTGGCCATACTGGCTGAAAATTGGCACAGCTATAAGCTTCCTCACAAGGAAGACAGGCAAGACTTGCCTGAATGGAGCTATGATAAACAGAAAATGTAAGACAGACCCTCTGGACCAACCAAAAACAGCCTCTGCACCAACCCCCAACAGCCAGCAGGTAGACACCTGGTGCTAAAGGCAGATGAGTAGGATTTTGTGGTGTCTGGAAAAGCTACTTggagaacagaaggaagaaagtggCACTAACAAGCTTGGATCCATTCTCAAGCCAATCAAATAGCATTTTCTTATAGGGATCTGGGATATTTGCACCCCACCTTCCTGGACACTGATAATAAAATTCTCACTATTATCTTGGATTAACTGACTTCCTgtgataaaaataattcaaagcatTGTCAATTCTCCTTGCTGACTGTTTTTCACCCATCCTCTGTAGAAGTCCTGACCCATAATTTCATTTTGTCTTGAATTCATCAGCAAAGCAGAATACCTTTACGTCTTCCTATGTAGCACCTTAACACTTAGAATTCCATTAATTATTAATACTGTCCACTCAGCATACCACATATTCCATACATATGTTATTCTAGTTTTCCCTACACTAAAATTCTTGCATTAATGCATGCTTTCCCCATTTTTAAGAATATTCTCCTGTTCTTATGAAACTGTAACACATTTCAAACTGTCTCATGCCTCAAGCACAGTAGATAGACTTGTGAAAATAGCCAGAACAAGAGTCTCTTTTGGGTTATCTCAGCACTTTGAGCAACTTAGTCTATTGATTCGTCTTTTTGTAGTATTCATCATGAGGTCTAGACAAtgtaaaatattggaaatattttttgaaattatgaataaataagTTGGCGAAGGAAATGTTCCTAATTGGGCCTCATAAAACAATGAAGAGCCATGATTTCAGAGGAGGGCTAACAAGAGACTTTACATCAGATCCAGGATTTGGACCAGAGATGCAATGGGGTTTGACTCCAGGAGAGGGAAAAGAACAGCCTCACGTTATGTGGTTTAGATGATGGCAGGGccttgtttggaaaaaggcttcTGAGAATAAAAACATGCTGCACTCCTAGGAAAAGATGTTATTGTCCTGTAGCCCCGTGACAAGGAGCCACCCAACCAGTTTTTAACTCACCATCAATGACCGCTCACCCCAGTGAAAATGCCTTGGAGATTCAACCAATCAGACTGCTTCTTTGTTCTAAATGTCAGCCAAACAGAAACAAGTTCACTCCACTAAACACACCTGTGAGTGATAACCAATCAAAATAGTCTCCCTttggggctggcatggtggcatagcggttaagttcgtgtgctccagtTGGGCAGCCCTGGGTTAGCAGCATCCGATCCCactggacctagcacagctcgtcaagccatgctgtggccacatcccacataaagtagaggaagattggcaaaagatgttagctcagggctaatcttcctcacaaaaaaaaaatagtctccttcaaataaatatacttttacaGATGATGTCAAACCACAGGAGCCCCTGAAAATCcacatttccaaaaaaaaaaaaaaagaaagaaagagaaaaaaccgCATAGGATGTAGAATCATCAGTAGGCTCTGCTCAGAGACACCATGTCTGGCCAGCAGAGCTGTCCTTTAccacagtaaaaataaatttgactttgccttttaatttcagGCATTGAATAGTGAGTACATTAGCCTTTGATAGTTCATGTATTGGATTGATTTAGGTTAAGTACAAGGTTTGGCTTAGGAGCAAAGAGTATGGGGGCTTATATTCCATGACTTTCTGTTCTATGTTAGGTTTTATGCTGGCAATTTGTTTACAGGAGCATACTGTAACcctgtgaattttattttaatcaagcTGCATGTCATGTGAGCCAACAGAGGCTCAGAAGTGGCATGATTTGGATAATGATTCAAATatatgggtacagagtttcagtttgggatgatgaaaacgttctggactcagatggtggtgatggttgcacaagaatgtgaatgtgcttaatgctgCTGAACTGCACAGTTTAAAATGGCTTGAATGAACCTCTATATCTGGTAAATGACAACTCCTCTTTTGGGGtactgagtttcagttttgcaagatgaaaacatTCTAGAGATCCACTTTgaaacaatatgaatgtactttacattactgaattgtgcactttcaAATgtgaagatggtaaatttcatgttacatttttttttaccaaaaataacatttaaaaatgattaaaatggtaaattttataccATGTCTATTTTTCCACCATTTTTAGAAAGTTCTTTATTGTCTATAGACTGAAAGTATAtgagtggttgcctagggctggaagAGTAAGGGGGTAATGAGCAGTGACAGCTAGTGGGTATTGGGTTTATTTTAAGGGTGctgaaaaagttctaaaattagattgcaGTGATGGTTAggcaactctgtgaatatacttaaaaccATTGAATTACACACTTCAAATGGGTaaattgtatatcaattatatctccataaagttGAGGTTTTTTCAAGtaccaaaaactgaaaaattattagCAACATCCTCAGTGTCACTTACTCTTTAATTGGTTAAGTCATGACTTGAAGTCCATCATCTCCAACATGGCTTTCTGTCTGTCTATGAGGATAGTTCTAGGAGTACAGGTGTGAGCTTAAGGTGGAAACTTGGCTGAACTACATAGATACAGAAGGCTCTGTAAGAAACCAAAGACAAACAGTGAGGTGAATGGTATGGTTGATGTTAGTGTTTGGTGTCCAGGGAAGACACTCAGGTTCAGAGGCATAGCCCCCTAAAGTGATCACACAACACCTCTAATTAGCTGGATAAAACATAGAATTTATTTAACATGcttgtgcttcagtttctcacCTGCAAACTGATGGAATAAATAGTACCAATTTCATCAGCTTATCATGAAGATTCAATAAATTAACGATTGCAAACTGCCCAGGATAGTGCTTCATACACAGGAAACATTTTTCAAGTCTGGTTAACACAAGCCACACCTCTAAAGATGATTCTATCTTCAGGTCTTTACACACTGTTGGAGTAAAGTGTTCCACTCTGAGTGGCCTCATGCACCCAAGGTCTACATATGTGAGTtctgaagcagaaaagagaggaCTAAAGAATCATTAATATTACGCGGTGAGAGATCATTGCTCTCCCAAATTTCCATACCAACTTCAGgaattactataaagctacaataatcaagatagtgtggtattggcaaaagaatagacagatTAATGGAACTGAatagaaagcctagaaataaacccacataaatgtcaactgattttttacaaagaagcaaaggcaatacaatggagcaaagatagtctcttcaacaaatggtgtggaacaactggacatccacatgcaaaaataaacagacaaatctagacacagactttatacccttcacaagaattaactcaaaattggtctcaaactgaaatgtaaaatgaaaactataaaactcctagaagataacatgtGAGAAAACATAAATGACCTTGagtatggtgatgcctttttagacACAAGACCAAAGATgtgattcatgaaagaaataattgataacctggacttcagtaaaattaaaaacttctgctctctAAAAGACAACACTAAAAGAATTataagacaagccacagactgggagaaaatatttgcaaaagatttaAATTGGACCTTTAttttacatcatacacaaaaattaacatgaAATGGATTAccaacttaaatgtaagacctgaatcTCCAAAACTCCTAGTAGAAAATAAATGCTCTTAGACATTGATCTTGTCAAAGATTTctttggatctgactccaaaatctcaggcaacaaaagcaaaattaaacaagtgggatgatatcaaactaaaaagattgtgtacagcaaaggaaacaatcaacaaacaaaaaggcaacccacagaatgggagataatattcacaaaccatatatctaataagggattaatatccaaaatgtataaggaactcatataactcaatagcaaataacaataataatagcacaataaaaaatgggcaaagaatctgaacagacgtttttccaaagaaaataaacaaatggccaccaggcacatgaaaaggtacataacatcactaaccatcaggaaagtgcaaatcaaaaccacaataagatgtcacctcacaccttttCAGGTGACTAGTATTTGAAAGGtagagataataagtgttggcgaggGTGTGAAGGAAAAGGGAACTTTGTGCATTGTTGCTGAGAATGTAAGTTGGTACAGCCATTATAGAAAATAggatggtggttcctcaaaaaattaaaaatagaactaccatacgatccagcattCTAAGTTctaggtatacatccaaaggaaataaaatcaatatctcgaagagatatctgtagctctgtgttcattgcagcattattcacaacaaccaagatACGGAAAACACCCGGTGTCCATTgatgtatgaatggataaagaaaatttgttatattatatatatggtggaatattattcagcccaaaaaagggaaatcttgctatttgcaacatcACAGATGAACCTGGATGAActtcattatgctaagtgaaataagccagacacataaataaaaatactgcatgatctcattgatatgtggaatctaaaaaaattgaactcatagaaccagagagcagatcagtgattatggggggtgggggcgatgaggagatgttggtcaaagggtacaaacttcggTTTCTGAGCTGAAAAAGTTCTGGGGATCtgatgtacaacatggtgatggTAGTTGATACTGTATcacatacttgaaatttgctaagggaagagatcttaagtgttcttgccacaaaaaaaaaaatctgtttagggaaagtaatggatgtgttaattaacttcattatattaatcattttacaatgtatatataccacattgtgatgatatataaatatatccctcaataaaactgggaaaaaattttaaatgaagaaataaaaaggcaaattatCCACTCCCAGAAATGGAAACTTAAAACCATTTTGATTAACTTTCTTGAGACAAAAGTCTTGGCTACTAGACAGATACTGGACAGGATATTATCTCTAAAGACTTAAGGATGTGGTTTCAGTACCTTCCAGAGAAAATAGCTGTGCTCTTAAGCCCTCATGATGCAAGTGTTTTGAACTAAGAGGTAGTATTGCAGAGAAAAAAACACTGGAGTAATGCCAAGTCtttggaaggatttccttcttagAAAAAGCAGCTCTAGAATTGCTCCAATCGCCAGCTcagaaaatgacaagaaaactTGCCTATGTCTGCAAGTCTGGAAGAAGACTtatgaaaaatcaaaaacacaGACGTCTTTCACGAAAGTATGAGATTGAATTTCGCTCCTGAGACATGTGGGACCAAACCCATAAGTTAATGTAAAATTGGTTACAATCTGCTGAAACACCTGGGAACTCTAGAAGAATCAAATGGAAGACAACACTATAGTCATCCCTTGCTTAACGAcggagatatgttctgagaaatgcattgtcaggtgatttcattgttgtgcaaacatcatagaatgtacttacgaAAGCCTAGatgtatagcctactacacacctaggctacatggtgctaatcttttgggaccaccatcatatatgcagttcatcattgaccaaaacgttgttatgtggcacatgactgtttTGCTACAAGCACACATAACAATATATTTTGGAATCCCATAGACAGGAAAATTCAATGTAAATTATCATCAATAAAAATTACAAACCTCATGAGGAAACAAAGAACCCCAAAGTATAATGGAAGAATTAGCACCTCCAAAAAAGTTGAGATATAGAACaatcatatgcatatatacattattaaaatagtaagaagaaagaaaatccataAGGAAAGCAAGGCTTCACCTATTCTCTAAAATCCAGACCCAAACCCAATGAGGGCCATACCATGGAGAGCTTAGCCTCATCCTCGGTGGTACCTGGGGGTTGACTCAAATTCCAGGGCCGTTCCTcccaactttttaaatattttcccaggAACACGTTATCAGGCAACCAGTCACTGAAATAGAACTTCAGCCTCACTGAGGAGAGAAGTAGCAGAACTTTATCACCATTCCAGGGGAACTATTTTTCTGCCCTGATCACTTTATCCCCAAAGCACAACTAGCCCTCTCCTGACCCAAAGACCCATTCACTAGTAACCTTACCTTCATGCTGTGGGTTGAGTTTAGACTGACAAAGATGAGTAAATTAAGATATGTTGTGTGGGAGGAGTGAGACAAGATTCCCTCTTGGTCCAGAGACATCTTTCTCAACTACAGGTGAGCTAGCCCCATCGTCTCCTCCGAAGGAGctgctccagcctccctcccaaGTGTTTTGGCATCTAAATGTTTCCACAGACCAAGTGTGACCCAAAACCATACCACATAGCCAGGTTTCTCACTTGCATGGGCTGTGTCCCCTCTCTCTATATGTGGTCGACATGGAAATTCTGACGGGTGGGGACCTCATCCTCACCTGGGATCTCACTCGCTATTTTCTCTGCACCCATCTTTTCTGTAAGTCTACAGAAGCTAAGGTCTCCAAACCATGCAAAATAGGAAGTTAGCTAGAAGAAGCACTGAAACCTATCCTTTGTGAGTCCTATATGGGAGACACCCAGTAGGGGAGGACAAGACAAGCAATCCAATGGATGGTCCTTTTCACAGGGGGAGCACAGTTTCTGATTTTAGGTTAGAATCTGCCTAGGAGTTTGATGTCCAAGCTATCATCTCAGTCAAGAGTGAACATCTCTCTTTAGTTTTCCTCTCCAAGAAAGCTTCTGAGCAAGATGTTACAGACACATGGGAATGATGCCTTCCCTCAAAATGTTATAAGGACATTTTGGTAGAGACTATCTAGACAGGTAGAGTGGATGGATATTGGCTGGCTGGAGAAGGGGAATTCTGGAATTTGAAGCTGAAGATTGAAGGCAACAGAAAAGAATGGAATGGAAATCctatcatttgtgacaacatggatgagctcacaggacattatgctaagtgaaataagacagacacacAAGGACAAATACTACTGACACCACTTACATGAGAATGAAACTGTTCTATGTTTTGATTGAGGTGTTGGTTACATGACTATGcgcatttatcaaaactcatggAACTGAACACCAAATGAGTAAATTTTACCatacacaaattaaaaaatgaatggaaaatatTCGACAACATcaagaaataagaacaaaaggTGATAGATTAGAGAAGATTTTCTCATAAAATACGAGGCATAATATAAATCGGCgtaacatttcattttcaaaaattgtttaggccctttgaaaaaagaataatggacacattttttagttaaaaattatcaaaatagtCAAGATTTTGATATTTAATATCTGCTTTATAACAGACTAAATGAATGTACTTAtgtaagaaatagaacattttttGCATGAAgaatagaattttattaaaacattgtAACAAATCTTTAAAGAAGATAGTGTTATCATTCCATTCTGATGAGGTCAATTAATTTATCCAAGCATATACATGCTGTACACAGGGGAAGCAGGgttaaacacttttttttaatgattctaaGGTTTTTTCTCTGTACACTGCCCCATGCCTTTTCTGGACATAATGTCCACATTTCAAAATTTGGAAGTTGACTCATAAATGAGTTTCATGTGAGGCAGGCAATGGTCAGAGGATCTGGTTAGACCGCAGATATGACCAGATGTGTCGTGAGTACCATGTTCTTACGCCCCATGgtcagaggtggagggagagctgtgaacattcttgtaaaaAGATCGATGTGAAAGCCCCATGGTGATTCGTGCTGGGCTTCACCCACCACATCCTGTGCATCTTCCTGGCCTACTGGCCTCAGTCTCTGCTCAGCTGCTCCACACTAGCCTGGCAGAATCTGTGCTATGCCTTCTATACTCACTGTCCTGCTCTGCCTCGGTGAGTTCTCGCATGGAAGGGAGGTGAAATCCAGGAGTATGGGTATGGGTGGCACAACATGTTTTATTAATCCTATCTTCCAGAGCTGTATCTGAGCCAGAGGGTCAACGCCCAGAAGCGTGAGTCCTTCCTTCAAAGCCCCAGAGTCACTCTGCGGGGTTCAGAATAAGTATCTCCCTGAAAACAACTAGGGGAGAA
This window encodes:
- the FCAR gene encoding immunoglobulin alpha Fc receptor precursor, yielding MTPRDITLICLVLCLGMKIQAQEEDSPIPIISAVPSSVIPLNESVKILCQGTPQSFLYQLEILGNSTNKMVEEKYGFQKEAEFIINHMDTKTAGRYQCRYRKAYRWSKYSEALQLVVTGLYDKPFLSTDQDSKVIPGENISLQCGSPHTPFDRFSLTTEGGATLPQHQDEGHQGNFTLGPVTPGFSGNYRCYGWYSDNPYVWSAPSDTLKLVVKDTMNQDYKLENLIRVGVAGLVLVALLAILAENWHSYKLPHKEDRQDLPEWSYDKQKM
- the FCAR gene encoding immunoglobulin alpha Fc receptor isoform X1, which translates into the protein MTPRDITLICLEDSPIPIISAVPSSVIPLNESVKILCQGTPQSFLYQLEILGNSTNKMVEEKYGFQKEAEFIINHMDTKTAGRYQCRYRKAYRWSKYSEALQLVVTGLYDKPFLSTDQDSKVIPGENISLQCGSPHTPFDRFSLTTEGGATLPQHQDEGHQGNFTLGPVTPGFSGNYRCYGWYSDNPYVWSAPSDTLKLVVKDTMNQDYKLENLIRVGVAGLVLVALLAILAENWHSYKLPHKEDRQDLPEWSYDKQKM